In Bombus vancouverensis nearcticus chromosome 12, iyBomVanc1_principal, whole genome shotgun sequence, the genomic stretch ATATCAGTATCAGTCTGTCATGATTACTGTTATGTATTTTCACTTTATAAATCTCTGATTTTAAAAAGTAGATTTTGTCTGTGTATTATTCATTTATGGTTGAAAAAGTATATATAATTCAAACTATAGTTACTCTATAAATTTCAACGAGAATATATCACCTTTAATTGACGTTTCTGTTATAAAGACACAGGTATGTTGTCccaatattcaaaaatatatcttttacgTTCTTCAACGTAATAGAGATTATGATCATTTTTTATGATTTACTATAGAAGTCTTTTGTATTATTATCTGCATTATTACTCTGATCAATTAATTAAGATGATACAGTGATTTATAATTTACAAGTTTACATCTCTTTCATAGTTAAGtatattcattttatatatgttttcaTAATTTAATCAAACCATCTTTGTTGAATTTAGGAATGAGTCATATTAAGAACCTATGTCATACTATGTCTTGTTTAAATATTTGGAGATTGAAAAGACAGATAGTAATCAAGAATGGATATAGAGATATTCATCATTCGTAAGTATTCTTATTTATAAAAGCAGGATCTAGGTTAGATATGTTAAAAATCTCACAATCATGTcaatattaatgttaatgaaaaaTGCCTTAGGTGTAAAGTATTAGTAGTGGGTGGTGGTACTGGAGGTTGTAGCATGGCTGCAAAATTCGCTGATACATTTAAAGACCAAGTTGTTATAATAGAACCAAATGAAGTAAAACATCTTTtgtcaaatttttatttgaataataaaaatattgaatatttttataattaaataaagtattttatgGTATATAAATAATGCAGagtaatattttatagataCATTATTATCAGCCAATGTTTACTTTGATCGGCGGTGGCATAAGATCTTTTGAACATTCAAAAAAGTTAATGAAAGATACTCTACCAAAGAATGCTAAGTGGTTTCAAGAAAATGTAATGAGTTTTGAACCACCACATAATCAAGTGACTATGAGCAATGGAGATACTGTTCAATATGAAATCATGATCATTGCAATGGGTTTGCAATTACATTGGGAAAAAGTGAGGTtggacaaaatattttataccttttaactaataaataaaaaaattaattttttgttttatacatATAGATACCAGGTTTAATAGAAAGTCTTAAAGATAATATGTCAGGTGTTTGCTCGATTTATGGACCTGAGACTGTTATAAATGTGTTTCCAAAAATTACAAGAACCAAGGGTGGTACTGCAATATTTACTTTTCCAAACAGTCCTGTTAAGTGTCCTGGAGCACCTCAAAAGATTGCATATATTGCAGAAGAGTATTTTcgaaatgtaaataattataatatctcTTAAATCTCAGTATGCATAtgttcatatttattttttttccaaaGCAAAAAGTACGCGATAATATAAAGGTTGTGTATAACACTGCTTTACCAGTTATATTTGGAGTTAAAAAATATGCTGATGCTCTTTGGGATGTTTGCAAAAGAAGGAATATTACTGTAAATGTTCAAACTAATCTGATAAAGATAGATCCAGCTACAGAAGAAGCAGTATTTCAAAAATTAGATGGATCAAATGAAACATTTGTTGAAAAagtatatctttattttttatataaagtgagcttatatatgtgtgtaatatataattacaatttacaatatCTTTCCATTTAGTATTCACTACTTCATGTATGTCCACCAATGGGCCCACCTGATATTTTGAAAAAACATTCTTCATTAACAAACGAAGTAGGATTTTTGTCAGTTGATCCTAAAACTCTACGTCACACAAAGTACTCGAACATATACGGAATCGGAGATTGTATTAGCGCACCAAACTCTAAAACTATGGCAGCAATAGGTACTGTATCATTCTTTAATAATTGTTGAACTATAGTTTATTTCAGATTTTTCTTTTCACAGCTGCTCAGGGAAAagtattgtataaaaatattatggATGACTTGGCTGGTAAACCAATGATTATGGCCTACAATGGTTATTCATCCTGTCCTTTAGTTACTGGTTATAGCAAGTGTATTTTGGCAGAATTTGATTATAATTTGCAACCGTTGGAAACATTCCCCATAAATCAAGATCGAGAATATTATTTCACGTTTATACTAAAAGCCTACGTATTCCCGCTTTTATATTGGACCTTAATGATTCGGTAAATTTGTTGTAAATTAGGAATAAGTTTGCGATTTTCGCATGGAAAAAGTATAGACcttcataaattattataatttacagCGGAAAATGGGATGGACCTGAATTTTTTAGGAAATATTCAAATGtgataaaaaagaaggaagtaGCTAAAATTTAAATAGTGTTTCGACTGAATATTTAAATCTTAATgtataataattgaaaatatctatacataataataaattataatatatataatgaagatgtatcatatatttttgcaacataatcattttataaaattatgtaaaattgtaaataatgaatttacatatatgtgcgatttaattggttaattttgattttcatataaatgaaatttttttttatatctactAAGTTATTTACAACCAATTCCTTTATTAGTTTGCAACCAGATTATAAGCAAATGCGATGTAAGTATAGGAACTAAAATTAAAGAGTTGCAACATGTAGTAAAGATACTTCTTTAGAAATGACAAATTTTACAATTAGTTTAACCTATTCGGCGATTGAATTAATTGGCTGGAAAACAGCATGATTTACGTAGTGTAGTAGTAGTGTAGGCAGTGACACGTCAAGCTTGACATAAACATGGATGGTCAGCTATTGGTAGGTTTCTTAATGCGTAtgctacatttttttatatagaTTTGGTAGCAAAGTGCACTTATTGTTAATATATTCTTGATATAAGTATCGTCTCGTGCAATCGTAATCATGAATCGTGCTGGATCATCGAAAGTTGTACAGCATAACCTCTCTCCAATGCTTCGGAGTGACCAGGATCGCGAATTTCAGCAACGCGTATGATTTCTACTGATTTTAAGTTTGCTTTCCGTATTTGTCCCCATTTATTAAAGATGATTAAATGAGAGTGTTTTCTAACCTCTTTCAATGCAGTGTAACACTGCGTAACATGTGTAATTATTAAACGAAATCATATTTGAGTCCTATATGGGTGCATACATGagaaagattttttaataagttATGATTTAGCAAGATATTTTtacacatatattgtatatttatagGAACCAACACTTTATACCGTCAAGGGTATGGTCATTTTGGACAATGATGGTAACAGAATATTAGCTAAATATTATGACAAACTCATATTTCTTACATCGAAGGAACAGAAAACGTTTGAAAAAAATCTTTTCAACAAAACGCACAGAGCAAATGCAGAAATTATAATGCTGGATGGTTTAACATGTGTTTATAGAAGTAACGTAGATTTATTCTTTTATGTTATGGGAAGTTCTCATGAAAATGAGGTATGCGCAAACCCTAAATATTCAGTTATATTAGTAATAGAAgatattgttatattttaattcttgaattttattttagctGATCTTAATGAGTGTATTAAATTGTTTATATGATTCAGTGAGTCaaattttaagaaaaaatgTTGAAAGAAAAGCTGTTTTAGACAGCTTAGACATAGTCATGTTAGCAATGGATGAAATTTGTGATGGAGGGTAAATAAAAGTGTTTAAACAATATGCTAACattaataaaaagagaaataaaaatttgaaactttTCAGAATTATTCTTGATGCTGATGCCTCGAGCGTGGTTCAAAGGGTGGCATTAAGAACAGATGATATCCCACTTGGGGAACAAACAGTCGCACaggtaatatttaatattaggtataaaatatttaattgatttaatGGCATAACAAAGTTTATGTCCATTTACCACATAGAAACATTTtcgatttttttattttgtgttCATGCATCATTCTACATTCTTCGCATAGTCTCTGATTGTAAGTTTTTGTGATTCTGAAATGCAGAACTATCAACAATCTTTCATAGGATTTTCATTTGTgtcattaaatattttgtttttgttCTAGGTTTTACAATCTGCGAAAGAACAACTCAAGTGGTCTTTACTAAAATAAGATTTATATACaggaaattatattaaatacctaaagttattactttaaaatataaaaattgtatgaaccTGTAATGTTTAAATATTAAAGAACAACAAATTCTTTATTAGATATTTTGTAAATTCCGTATTTAAGTTATATTCCCATTTGGTTAGAGAAACAATTAAATGTTTTGTATTAAATTCAtaaattatagtaattatttataagatTTATAATGGAAACTATGTATTAATATCAATATGTTCAGTATTATCATTATATTCTTTATTTAGTACTTATTTTGTATGTTGCATCCAGATgcatattaaagaaaaaaatagttTTTAAATTACTGTTTCTTAAGAGCATGCATTTCTTTGAAATGTTACGTATTACACACATCGCACATGAGCGTAATATTGGAAGCCTTCTTCATTCTACACTCCCTATAACTCGTTTAATTTTGTTCTGGAATAAACGAATGCCGACATACAGTTTCATTAGTAGTTGCAATAGAAACAACGATTTAcgacatatataaaataattacttttgTAAATCATGTAAGTAACGTTTAATAATGTTCAATCAGCAGATGGCgaagattaaaaatttaaatctctCAGCTCATAAGCGAAGTTTTTTAACATTTAAGAGCTTAAAGGATAACCTAGGACCTAAGGAATAATTCGAGATTAATGTAATATGTAATTAGAATAATTTGTCTAACAATTCTTCCTGGCCTTAGTCATATATAATTGGTTATAAGTGTTTCCGTCGATTAACTACAATTTGTAAATCTTTATACACACACTTCGTACGTTGAAAGGaatgtaaaaagaaagttaAGGAGCTAATTCAACATACGCAATCATAAAAGTTCGCAAATTAATCCTTTTAATCAGTGTATTTTactaatgaaaatttgttcaaTTTGTGAATAGtttcctagcagggactcagtccctgggcatgaccctggacaggagactaacgtggaaaaaaacacatctcagataaaacgaagcaactaaaggacaaactaaaaaaattctattggctcacgggccgacgctccaaactaaacatacagaataaaactaccctctacaagaccgtaataaaacctgtctggacctacggaatccaattatggggaacagcaagtacctccaacattgaaatacttcaatgcttccaatcgaaaatgctaagatccttaataataaaaacaatccaccgcgacctcaagatacccacagtcaaagaggaaatagcaaaatatagcgacagatatagcaaaagagtcaacaaacaccgaaaccccctaatcactggactacttgatacgacggaccagattcgcaggctgaagaggcactatccgctagacctaaacgctagattcatttagttatccaaattaagcatattcacttacttataatacttataaattatacttatctataataaatattaacttattataaataaacagccatgtcactgcgccacaccagaaaaattactgaaaattctcaacgcgagaattgattgtaatttcaacaaataaataaataaaaaaaaaaaaaaaaatttgtgaaTAGTAAAATATTATCACAATGCAGTGGTGAAAAGTGGAATTAATAGCTATTGTTATCTTCCTAACACACTATTGCTCTCTTCGTTTGATACTAGACATGTCTTTTTCGCACACTATCGCCCCTCTTCGTCTACGGACAAGTCATATGCTGTCATCTATCGTTACATACTCTAAGTTGCAGTTCCTCCAATATCGGATAGATGATAGCAGCACACGGCTCGTCCGATATTCGTTCCAGGGCAAGGAGCGCGATTTTGGACGGGTTATGTGCTGCTATCTATCTAAGATCAAAGAAACTGCAATTTATGTATGTCAAGAGTCAAAGAGGGGCGATAGTGTACGACAAAGACATATTTCTAGCGTTAAACAAGGAGAGCAATAATTTGTGACAAAGATATTCATAACGATTAGTTCAATTTTTCA encodes the following:
- the Sqor gene encoding sulfide quinone oxidoreductase isoform X1 → MSHIKNLCHTMSCLNIWRLKRQIVIKNGYRDIHHSCKVLVVGGGTGGCSMAAKFADTFKDQVVIIEPNEIHYYQPMFTLIGGGIRSFEHSKKLMKDTLPKNAKWFQENVMSFEPPHNQVTMSNGDTVQYEIMIIAMGLQLHWEKIPGLIESLKDNMSGVCSIYGPETVINVFPKITRTKGGTAIFTFPNSPVKCPGAPQKIAYIAEEYFRNQKVRDNIKVVYNTALPVIFGVKKYADALWDVCKRRNITVNVQTNLIKIDPATEEAVFQKLDGSNETFVEKYSLLHVCPPMGPPDILKKHSSLTNEVGFLSVDPKTLRHTKYSNIYGIGDCISAPNSKTMAAIAAQGKVLYKNIMDDLAGKPMIMAYNGYSSCPLVTGYSKCILAEFDYNLQPLETFPINQDREYYFTFILKAYVFPLLYWTLMIRGKWDGPEFFRKYSNVIKKKEVAKI
- the Sqor gene encoding sulfide quinone oxidoreductase isoform X2, producing MFTLIGGGIRSFEHSKKLMKDTLPKNAKWFQENVMSFEPPHNQVTMSNGDTVQYEIMIIAMGLQLHWEKIPGLIESLKDNMSGVCSIYGPETVINVFPKITRTKGGTAIFTFPNSPVKCPGAPQKIAYIAEEYFRNQKVRDNIKVVYNTALPVIFGVKKYADALWDVCKRRNITVNVQTNLIKIDPATEEAVFQKLDGSNETFVEKYSLLHVCPPMGPPDILKKHSSLTNEVGFLSVDPKTLRHTKYSNIYGIGDCISAPNSKTMAAIAAQGKVLYKNIMDDLAGKPMIMAYNGYSSCPLVTGYSKCILAEFDYNLQPLETFPINQDREYYFTFILKAYVFPLLYWTLMIRGKWDGPEFFRKYSNVIKKKEVAKI
- the zetaCOP gene encoding COPI coat complex subunit zeta isoform X2 — translated: MDGQLLEPTLYTVKGMVILDNDGNRILAKYYDKLIFLTSKEQKTFEKNLFNKTHRANAEIIMLDGLTCVYRSNVDLFFYVMGSSHENELILMSVLNCLYDSVSQILRKNVERKAVLDSLDIVMLAMDEICDGGIILDADASSVVQRVALRTDDIPLGEQTVAQVLQSAKEQLKWSLLK
- the zetaCOP gene encoding COPI coat complex subunit zeta isoform X1 — its product is MNRAGSSKVVQHNLSPMLRSDQDREFQQREPTLYTVKGMVILDNDGNRILAKYYDKLIFLTSKEQKTFEKNLFNKTHRANAEIIMLDGLTCVYRSNVDLFFYVMGSSHENELILMSVLNCLYDSVSQILRKNVERKAVLDSLDIVMLAMDEICDGGIILDADASSVVQRVALRTDDIPLGEQTVAQVLQSAKEQLKWSLLK